The region AATTGCGAAACTTAATAATGACGAAACTGTAGATGGTATGTTGGTGCAATTGCCTTTGCCAAAACATATAAATGCAAATAAAGTGACGGATGCAATTCTTCCGCACAAAGATGTGGATGGTTTCCATCCTTATAATACTGGACAAATGGTGAAAGGTGTTGATACTTTATTGCCTGCTACACCCTACGGTATTTTATTGATGCTCGAACATTATAATATACCAACAGTGGGAAAACACTGCGTGGTAATTGGTCGCAGTGATATTGTGGGCAAACCTATGGCAGTATTGATGAGTCGCAATGCTTATCCTGGCAATTGTACGGTAACAATGTGTCATAGCAAAACAGTGGATTTGAATTCATATACTTTGCAAGCTGATATATTAATTGTAGCATCGGGTATCCCAGAAATGGTAACAGGCGAAATGGTAAAATCCGGAGCAGTAGTAATTGATGTAGGAATAACCAGAATGGATGCCGATAACGAAAAAGGATATGTAATAAAAGGCGATGTACATTTTGACAGTGCCAAAGAAGTTGCTTCCTATATAACTCCGGTTCCTGGTGGCGTAGGACTCATGACCATTGCAGGTTTGCTGATGAATACTTTAAATGCATATAAGAAACATGTGGGGATAGAAGAAACAATTATGAATTATAAATGATAAATTATTAATGCCATTCGGTGGCTATCATACTAATAACTATATAAAGCATCATCAGATGACAACTCATTCATCACATATCATTTATTACTAAATTACGCTATACCAAGTCTGTTATTCAAATTCAATTAAAGAAATGTCATCTGGCGACAGCCCATTTATAATTCATCATTAATAATTTATCATTCCCATTAAATGCCAAATATAGTTTCCGTAGAAAAAATGACCAAGCGATATGGAGATCGCGTACTGTTTGAAGATATATTTTTCGGAATTGAGAAAGGTGAAAAAGTAGCCTTGATTGCTCAAAATGGAACCGGAAAAACTTCTTTACTAAATATCTTAGCAGGCATCGAAAGCCCTGATACGGGTGGTGTTGCCTTTAACAAAGATTATACAAGAGGGTACCTAACTCAAGACCCCAATGTGGAAAAATTTCACTTGATTAGTGATTATATATTTCATGATGATAATCCCATTCAAAAAGTTATCAAGGAATATGAAATAGCCATTGCACAAAATGATATGGATTTAATAGCAAAAGCCAGTAATGCAGTGGATGCTTTAAATGCTTGGGACTATGAAGTGCGTATCAAACAAATCATGTCCAACTTTCAAGTGCCAGGAATTGATACCGTTATAAGTACCTTGAGTGGTGGACAGAAAAAGCGTTTGGCACTTGCTGCATTGCTAATTGACCAGCCCGATTTTATTATATTAGATGAGCCTACCAACCATTTGGATTTGGAAATGATAGAATGGCTCGAAAATTATTTGACCCAACAAAATGTAACTGTATTATTGGTAACTCACGATAGATATTTCTTAGACAGGGTATGTAATAGAATATTCGAAATGGACCAGACCAAATTATATCAATATGATGGTGATTACGAATATTTTCTGGAGAAGAAAAACGAGCGAATGTTTAATGAATCGCGTGAGACCGATAAAGCAAAAAACTCCTATAGAACAGAACTTGAATGGATACGTAAGATGCCCAAAGCACGAGGCACCAAGTCGAAAAGTAGGATACAAGCATTTGATGACATAAAAGAAAAAGCATTACGCAAAAATAGCTACCAAGAACTAAAATTTGATTTGAAGATGAACCGCATCGGAGGCAAAATTTTGGAACTGAAAAATGTGCAAAAAAAATACGGAGATAAAACCATTCTTGCTGGATTTGATTATACATTTAAGCGTGGAGATAAGATTGGAATTGTAGGTAGAAATGGAGTAGGAAAATCAACTTTATTGAATATAATAACAGGAGCTGAAAAACCAGATTCTGGCAAACTTAATTTGGGTGAAACTATTATACTCGGCTATTTCAAACAAGATAATATAAAACTCCCAAATGATACAAGAGTAATAGATGCGATAAGAAATATTGCTGATATAATACCTACTTCAAATGGCAGCCACATTACAGCTTCGCAAATGCTCACGGCTTTTCATTTCCCGCCCGAAAGACAATATACTTATGTATCTAAGTTAAGTGGTGGCGAAAAACGCAGGCTGTTTTTGTTAACTATTATAATGACAAATCCAAACTTTTTAATATTAGATGAGCCTACAAACGATTTGGATTTATTAACACTAAATGCACTTGAAGAGTTTTTGCAGTACTTTGCAGGATGCCTGTTAATAGTGAGTCACGATAGATATTTCTTGGACAAATTGGTAGACCAATTATTTGTATTTGAAGGCGATGGAATTGTTACAAATTATAATGGTACCTATTCAGAATATAGAGAATATACCAAACTAAAAGAGAAGGAAACTATCTCCAGTAAAAAAAGTAATTCGCAACCACAAAATTCAATTTCTGAAACAAAAACAGAAATAAAATCTAATAAAAACAAACTAAGTTTTAAAGAAAAATTTGAGTTTGAAACACTCGAAAAAGAATTACCACAATTAGAAAAAGAAAAACAAGAACTTGAAGAAAAATTGAACCAAGGCAGTAGCAATCACGAAGACCTTTTGCAATGGGGTCAACGACTCGAATTTTTAACTAACGATATCGACAGTAAATCTTTGAGATGGTTAGAATTATCGGAAAGTACATAATATAGGAATAAGGAGTAAGGGCTCCGCTGCGGCGGACGGCGTCAGCTCCTTATTCCTTGCTCCGTATCCCTAAAATAAAAAACAATCCCGCCGCGGCGGGGTAAAATATAAAATAACATGCAGCCCGGAGACAAAGTAAAATTCTTAAACGAAAACCTTGATGGTATTATTACCCGCATCATTGATGATAAAACTATGGGCGTGGAAATATCAGATGGGTTTGAAATACCTGTATTAAGGAATGAAATTGTAGTAATAGGGCAAAATAAATTGAGCGGAGAAGTAGAGCATAAAATAGAAGATAAGTCCAATATTAAATTTAAAGACCCCGGGCTATTTGTATTGCTTGAACAACATGTAGGCAGTTATTATCAGATCAAAATTCTCAATCATTTTGAGCATGAAATTATTTTCGCTATATATAAAGAGAAAGATAAAGTATATAAATTATTGACCAAAGGGCAACTGCTATCTGGCAAGGCATTAAGTGTGGAACAGCTTGATTTTACTATGCCTGAGAAGTGGCCTGTATATCACTTTTATTTAATACCTTTGATGGGGCAAAGCAGCTTATTGCCTTTGGTAGCACAATATAAATTTAGTTACCGTGCAAAAGATTTGATGCACTACACCGAAGAAAATAGTAGACGCAGATATTCGATAAAACTATTGACCAAAGCTATTGAACCCGATTTAGATATTACAGACTTGGTAAAAAATTTCGATGCTGATATTATAGAGAAAGAAGCTACCATCGCATTAGAAAGACCGCAGGTAGAAGTAGATTTACATATAGAAAAAATAACAAAAAACTATATAGATATAACTCCTGAAGTAGCACTAGATATACAGTTCCGTGAGTTTGAAAATAATTTCGACAAGGCTATTAGTTTGGGTTATGATAGAATAACTTTTATACATGGGGTAGGAAACGGCACACTAAAATATATGATACGGAAACACTTAAGTCAGAACAAAAGCATCAAAAGTTTTAGAGATGCCCAGAAAGAAAAATTTGGCTATGGAGCAACAGAAGTGTTTTTAAAATAGTCCCAAGAGCAATGCCATTTATTATTCGCCTTTCGATGTGAGTTTGAACAATACATCATATTTTGCTTTAG is a window of Bacteroidota bacterium DNA encoding:
- a CDS encoding ABC-F family ATP-binding cassette domain-containing protein — protein: MPNIVSVEKMTKRYGDRVLFEDIFFGIEKGEKVALIAQNGTGKTSLLNILAGIESPDTGGVAFNKDYTRGYLTQDPNVEKFHLISDYIFHDDNPIQKVIKEYEIAIAQNDMDLIAKASNAVDALNAWDYEVRIKQIMSNFQVPGIDTVISTLSGGQKKRLALAALLIDQPDFIILDEPTNHLDLEMIEWLENYLTQQNVTVLLVTHDRYFLDRVCNRIFEMDQTKLYQYDGDYEYFLEKKNERMFNESRETDKAKNSYRTELEWIRKMPKARGTKSKSRIQAFDDIKEKALRKNSYQELKFDLKMNRIGGKILELKNVQKKYGDKTILAGFDYTFKRGDKIGIVGRNGVGKSTLLNIITGAEKPDSGKLNLGETIILGYFKQDNIKLPNDTRVIDAIRNIADIIPTSNGSHITASQMLTAFHFPPERQYTYVSKLSGGEKRRLFLLTIIMTNPNFLILDEPTNDLDLLTLNALEEFLQYFAGCLLIVSHDRYFLDKLVDQLFVFEGDGIVTNYNGTYSEYREYTKLKEKETISSKKSNSQPQNSISETKTEIKSNKNKLSFKEKFEFETLEKELPQLEKEKQELEEKLNQGSSNHEDLLQWGQRLEFLTNDIDSKSLRWLELSEST
- a CDS encoding Smr/MutS family protein translates to MQPGDKVKFLNENLDGIITRIIDDKTMGVEISDGFEIPVLRNEIVVIGQNKLSGEVEHKIEDKSNIKFKDPGLFVLLEQHVGSYYQIKILNHFEHEIIFAIYKEKDKVYKLLTKGQLLSGKALSVEQLDFTMPEKWPVYHFYLIPLMGQSSLLPLVAQYKFSYRAKDLMHYTEENSRRRYSIKLLTKAIEPDLDITDLVKNFDADIIEKEATIALERPQVEVDLHIEKITKNYIDITPEVALDIQFREFENNFDKAISLGYDRITFIHGVGNGTLKYMIRKHLSQNKSIKSFRDAQKEKFGYGATEVFLK
- a CDS encoding bifunctional 5,10-methylenetetrahydrofolate dehydrogenase/5,10-methenyltetrahydrofolate cyclohydrolase — its product is MQLLDGKLVSETIKSTLKTEIEGYISQGKRKPKLVAVIVGDNGASQTYVASKERNSKAVGMESEAIRLDVSTTENELLELIAKLNNDETVDGMLVQLPLPKHINANKVTDAILPHKDVDGFHPYNTGQMVKGVDTLLPATPYGILLMLEHYNIPTVGKHCVVIGRSDIVGKPMAVLMSRNAYPGNCTVTMCHSKTVDLNSYTLQADILIVASGIPEMVTGEMVKSGAVVIDVGITRMDADNEKGYVIKGDVHFDSAKEVASYITPVPGGVGLMTIAGLLMNTLNAYKKHVGIEETIMNYK